The following proteins are co-located in the Candidatus Avedoeria danica genome:
- the scpB gene encoding SMC-Scp complex subunit ScpB, with product MASEPIERRARTSRNGSGPASAHGTSDTVTPTYVEPQRGRPTDGDAVQLAAGALGASTQTTGLDLAALIEAILFVTDRPVAVSEMAKVLEVPRPMVERSLGELSATLVGRGVRLLRRNGTVQMVSAPEAAPVVQRILGLTQDGRLSRPALETLSIIAYRQPLTRPEIESLRGVSSEGVLRTLLSRELIEPLGRRATVGNPVEYGTTLHFLAYFGLTCVSDLPPIEAYAAADRETGSETDREPDSETDHANGDAPVDVRL from the coding sequence ATGGCCAGCGAACCGATCGAGCGCCGCGCACGGACCAGCCGGAACGGATCGGGGCCGGCGTCGGCCCACGGCACGAGCGACACCGTCACGCCGACATACGTCGAGCCGCAGCGCGGACGGCCAACGGATGGTGATGCCGTTCAGCTGGCAGCAGGCGCGCTCGGCGCCAGCACGCAGACCACCGGGCTGGACTTGGCCGCGCTGATCGAGGCGATCCTCTTCGTCACCGACCGGCCCGTTGCTGTTTCCGAGATGGCGAAGGTGCTCGAAGTGCCGAGGCCGATGGTCGAGCGCTCCTTGGGCGAGCTGTCGGCCACGCTGGTGGGGCGCGGGGTCCGGCTGCTCCGGCGCAACGGCACTGTCCAGATGGTGTCCGCCCCAGAGGCGGCCCCCGTGGTACAGCGCATCCTTGGGTTGACGCAGGACGGACGCCTTTCCCGCCCGGCGCTCGAGACCCTTTCGATCATCGCCTACCGCCAACCTCTTACCCGGCCGGAGATCGAGTCGCTGCGTGGCGTCAGCTCCGAGGGCGTGCTTCGAACCCTGCTCTCTCGCGAGCTGATCGAACCGCTTGGGCGGCGGGCGACCGTCGGGAACCCCGTCGAATACGGCACGACGCTCCATTTCCTGGCCTATTTCGGGCTGACGTGCGTGTCGGACCTGCCGCCCATCGAGGCATATGCCGCGGCGGACCGCGAGACCGGCAGTGAAACGGATCGTGAACCCGACAGCGAAACCGACCATGCGAACGGCGATGCGCCGGTCGACGTCCGCTTGTAG
- a CDS encoding rRNA pseudouridine synthase: MARERLQKVIAAAGLCSRRRAEELIAAGRVQVNGEVVAVLGATADPHTDTIVVDGAELTAEPFEFWAVHKPPGVVTTLKDPEGRPQARDLVPTRARVYPVGRLDVASSGLLLFTNDGALAHRLMHPRFAHTKVYEVLVSGYPSEDVLNMLRGGITLDDGPTLPAEVRQLKTTGDGTWLSITLREGRKRQIRRMLEHVGYPVVHLKRVAFGPVKLGRLPSGHARPLAGRELADLRQLAGVAAPPRTGNPRNTALRATNKRPPRAAAGGTRGKPAGRSRFGQESGPPTGPAGKSRSRQGGDPKRPRPARP; encoded by the coding sequence GTGGCGCGGGAGCGTTTGCAGAAGGTCATCGCCGCGGCCGGGCTGTGCTCGCGCCGTCGGGCGGAAGAGCTGATCGCAGCAGGCCGCGTCCAGGTGAACGGCGAGGTCGTAGCGGTGCTTGGTGCGACCGCCGACCCGCACACGGACACGATCGTGGTGGACGGCGCTGAGTTGACGGCCGAGCCATTCGAGTTCTGGGCCGTCCACAAGCCGCCCGGCGTCGTCACCACCCTCAAGGACCCGGAAGGGCGGCCCCAGGCGCGCGATCTCGTGCCGACGCGCGCACGGGTCTACCCGGTCGGCCGCTTGGACGTCGCCTCGTCCGGCCTGCTCCTGTTCACGAACGACGGCGCGCTGGCGCACCGCCTGATGCATCCGCGCTTCGCGCACACCAAGGTCTACGAGGTCCTCGTTTCCGGCTATCCCAGCGAGGACGTGCTGAACATGTTGCGCGGCGGCATCACGTTGGACGACGGACCGACGCTGCCGGCCGAGGTGCGGCAGCTGAAGACGACCGGCGACGGCACGTGGCTCTCGATCACGCTGCGCGAGGGCCGCAAGCGCCAGATCCGACGGATGCTCGAACACGTCGGCTATCCCGTGGTCCACCTCAAGCGGGTCGCCTTTGGGCCGGTGAAACTCGGTCGCTTGCCCAGCGGCCACGCCAGGCCGCTCGCCGGCCGCGAGTTGGCGGATCTGCGCCAACTGGCCGGCGTCGCCGCGCCGCCGCGCACCGGCAACCCGCGCAACACCGCGCTTCGTGCAACCAACAAGCGCCCGCCACGCGCGGCGGCTGGTGGTACCCGCGGCAAGCCGGCGGGCCGATCGAGGTTTGGGCAGGAGTCGGGGCCACCGACCGGTCCGGCAGGCAAATCGCGGAGTCGCCAGGGCGGAGATCCGAAGCGCCCCCGCCCCGCCCGCCCATGA
- a CDS encoding ABC transporter permease encodes MAVAELTFGREELAAAQDESQLSVVWRRFRRHKLAVIGLSIAMLLALTCFIGPVVSPYAANKIEAGGVAYRGLKKLGPGTAVTLEWDRGVPERANDDRIVAFATGWVGAKDPANEIEHRLYILGTDNSGRDTLTRLMQGGRVSLSLALIVVLIQQVLGTIIGAISAYYGGWVDSVIMRGVDFLITLPSLPIFMVLQVILRDRGIPGGSIGVLAVVFIALGWTGSARLVRGMVLSLKNQEFAEAARAMGASDRRIVLRHLIPNALAPVLVSATLAIGGIVVGEASLSYLGFGVQPPDPSWGNMLSNAQQLILDQPWAVFYPGMAIFLTSLSFNFMGDALRDALDPRGQIR; translated from the coding sequence ATGGCCGTTGCAGAGCTGACATTTGGACGCGAGGAACTGGCGGCCGCGCAAGACGAGTCGCAGTTGTCGGTGGTCTGGCGTCGATTCCGACGCCACAAGCTCGCCGTCATCGGGCTGTCGATCGCGATGCTGTTGGCGCTGACGTGCTTCATCGGGCCGGTCGTGTCCCCGTACGCGGCGAACAAGATCGAGGCCGGCGGCGTCGCCTACCGCGGTCTCAAGAAGCTCGGTCCAGGCACGGCAGTGACGCTGGAATGGGATCGCGGCGTTCCCGAACGGGCGAACGATGACCGCATCGTCGCGTTCGCGACGGGTTGGGTCGGCGCCAAGGATCCGGCCAACGAGATCGAGCATCGCCTGTACATCCTTGGCACGGACAACTCGGGACGCGACACCCTCACGCGGCTCATGCAGGGCGGGCGGGTATCGCTCTCCCTGGCGCTGATCGTCGTGCTCATCCAGCAAGTCCTCGGGACGATCATCGGCGCAATCAGCGCCTACTACGGCGGCTGGGTGGACAGCGTCATCATGCGCGGCGTCGATTTCCTGATCACCCTCCCGTCGCTGCCGATCTTCATGGTGCTGCAGGTCATCTTGCGCGACAGGGGGATCCCGGGCGGTTCGATCGGCGTGCTCGCGGTCGTGTTCATCGCGCTCGGCTGGACAGGTTCGGCGCGCCTGGTGCGGGGGATGGTCCTTTCGCTCAAGAACCAGGAGTTCGCCGAGGCCGCGCGGGCAATGGGCGCATCGGACCGTCGAATCGTCCTGCGGCACCTCATCCCGAACGCGCTCGCCCCGGTCCTCGTCTCGGCCACGCTCGCCATCGGCGGGATCGTCGTCGGCGAGGCATCCCTCTCCTACCTGGGCTTCGGCGTTCAACCGCCGGACCCAAGCTGGGGCAACATGCTCTCCAACGCCCAGCAGCTGATCCTCGATCAGCCGTGGGCGGTGTTCTACCCAGGCATGGCGATCTTCCTCACCAGCCTCAGCTTCAACTTCATGGGCGACGCGCTTCGCGACGCACTCGATCCCCGCGGACAGATCCGGTAA
- the cmk gene encoding (d)CMP kinase: MSAPDSPPAPAARLRATWPRAIAIDGPAAVGKSTVGRALAVRLGYLYFDTGAIYRALTWLALENEVPVTDGPALAQLATAHPIVVQPSADTPDGYRVTAGGRDITDRLRAPAVDAQISSVSQHTAVRAALLDAQRAVADGTAVVMVGRDIGTVVLPHAGLKIFLEASPIERARRRYRERLRRGEAADWSDELASTVARDARDRGRANAPLVAAPDAIVLHTDDLDAAGVVAAILVHIDIGS; this comes from the coding sequence ATGAGCGCGCCCGATTCACCGCCGGCGCCCGCCGCTCGTCTTCGGGCGACTTGGCCCCGGGCGATCGCGATCGACGGTCCGGCGGCTGTCGGCAAGAGCACCGTCGGGCGGGCGTTGGCCGTTCGGCTTGGCTATCTCTACTTCGACACCGGGGCGATCTACCGCGCCCTGACGTGGTTGGCGTTGGAAAACGAAGTGCCGGTCACGGACGGCCCGGCGCTGGCACAGCTGGCGACAGCGCACCCGATCGTCGTTCAGCCTTCTGCCGACACGCCGGACGGCTACCGCGTCACCGCCGGCGGACGCGACATCACCGACCGGTTGCGCGCTCCGGCCGTCGACGCGCAGATCTCGTCCGTCAGCCAGCACACCGCGGTGCGCGCCGCACTGCTCGACGCACAGCGGGCGGTGGCGGACGGGACCGCCGTCGTCATGGTCGGCCGGGACATCGGCACCGTCGTGCTGCCCCACGCCGGACTCAAGATCTTCCTCGAGGCTTCGCCGATCGAGCGTGCGCGGCGGCGATACCGCGAGCGTCTGCGTCGCGGCGAGGCCGCGGACTGGTCCGATGAGCTGGCCAGCACGGTCGCCCGCGACGCCCGCGACCGCGGACGGGCCAACGCCCCACTCGTGGCCGCGCCGGACGCGATCGTCCTGCACACGGACGACCTCGATGCAGCCGGCGTCGTTGCGGCGATCCTGGTGCACATCGACATCGGCTCGTGA
- a CDS encoding ABC transporter ATP-binding protein, which produces MDNAAPDAQVIASPTLHANGADPSILQVENLVKHFPVRSGVLQRVAAWVKAVDGVSFDIREGETFGLVGESGCGKTTVGRTILRLVEPTAGKVIFRGQDVFATKRRDMKLLRKDMQIIFQDPFSSLDPRMPIGQSIGEGLHVHGITGAAADQRVRQVLDEVGLHPEHSRRYPHEFSGGQRQRIGIARALALRPKLIVCDEPVSALDVSIQSQVLNLLNDLQKEYGLTYLFIAHNLSVVEHISNRVGVMYLGRMVELTDRRELFVNPLHPYTKALISAVPVPDPTLKRERIILQGDVPSPLNPPSGCRFHPRCPVAVERCKHVEPAWRDVGSAGTEHWVQCDQVEPKIEG; this is translated from the coding sequence ATGGACAACGCCGCACCCGACGCGCAGGTGATCGCGTCGCCGACATTGCACGCCAACGGCGCCGACCCGTCGATTCTGCAGGTCGAGAACCTGGTCAAGCACTTTCCCGTGCGCAGCGGCGTGTTGCAGCGGGTCGCTGCCTGGGTCAAGGCCGTCGACGGCGTTTCGTTCGACATCCGCGAGGGCGAGACGTTCGGCTTGGTCGGTGAGTCGGGCTGCGGCAAGACCACCGTCGGGCGGACGATCCTGCGCCTCGTCGAGCCGACGGCGGGCAAGGTCATCTTTCGGGGGCAGGACGTCTTTGCGACGAAGCGGCGGGACATGAAGCTCCTCCGCAAGGACATGCAGATCATCTTCCAGGATCCGTTCTCGAGCCTTGACCCGCGCATGCCCATCGGCCAGAGCATCGGCGAGGGCCTGCACGTCCACGGGATCACCGGTGCCGCAGCCGACCAACGGGTGCGGCAGGTGCTCGACGAGGTCGGCCTGCACCCCGAGCACAGCCGCCGCTATCCGCATGAGTTCTCGGGCGGCCAGCGGCAGCGCATCGGCATCGCTCGAGCGCTGGCGCTGCGGCCCAAGCTCATCGTGTGCGACGAGCCCGTTTCGGCCCTCGACGTGTCGATCCAGTCGCAGGTCCTCAACCTGTTGAACGATCTGCAGAAGGAATACGGCCTCACCTACCTCTTCATCGCCCACAACCTGAGCGTCGTCGAGCACATCTCCAACCGCGTCGGCGTGATGTACCTCGGTCGCATGGTCGAGCTGACCGATCGACGCGAGCTGTTCGTGAACCCGCTGCACCCGTACACCAAGGCCCTCATCAGCGCCGTTCCCGTGCCCGACCCAACGCTGAAGCGCGAGCGGATCATTCTGCAAGGCGATGTTCCAAGCCCGCTCAACCCGCCTTCCGGCTGCCGCTTCCACCCGCGCTGCCCGGTCGCGGTCGAGCGCTGCAAGCACGTCGAGCCGGCTTGGCGCGACGTCGGTTCGGCCGGCACCGAGCACTGGGTGCAGTGCGATCAGGTCGAGCCCAAGATCGAAGGCTAG
- a CDS encoding 1-acyl-sn-glycerol-3-phosphate acyltransferase, producing MTTPSARRTAGSTPSAADDRALLAAVPATHPMAYRLAFWFMRQLFDHYLTTHIAGREHLPPPGVGAILAINHTSALDYVAGHALGRPGFVGIKREAAYRPLRWIGGIPVKRDEQDMTALRSMRAVLAGGHVLGIAPEGTRSRDGRLLPFDPGFVWLALKADVPVIPCAIHGAHVLLPPGRRFPRRGRLWVRIGPPLRWPDAGPRPSRDALQSMADETRQAMLALLAELEVESGVASPALAWERAAGAGPHRG from the coding sequence ATGACAACGCCGTCGGCCCGCCGCACCGCCGGATCGACACCGAGCGCGGCCGACGATCGCGCACTCCTGGCGGCCGTACCGGCGACGCACCCGATGGCCTACCGGCTGGCCTTCTGGTTCATGCGCCAGCTGTTCGACCACTACCTGACGACGCACATCGCCGGCCGCGAGCACCTGCCGCCGCCCGGCGTTGGCGCAATCCTGGCGATCAACCACACGAGCGCGCTCGACTATGTGGCCGGTCACGCCCTGGGCCGCCCCGGCTTCGTCGGGATCAAGCGTGAGGCCGCTTATCGTCCGCTGCGCTGGATCGGCGGGATTCCGGTGAAGCGCGACGAGCAGGACATGACCGCGCTGCGGTCGATGCGGGCCGTCCTGGCCGGCGGCCACGTCCTCGGCATCGCCCCCGAAGGCACGCGCAGCCGCGACGGTCGGCTGCTGCCGTTTGATCCGGGCTTCGTCTGGTTGGCGCTGAAGGCCGATGTGCCGGTGATCCCGTGCGCGATCCACGGTGCGCATGTGCTGTTGCCCCCCGGACGCCGCTTCCCTCGCCGCGGCCGGCTATGGGTGCGCATCGGCCCGCCGCTCCGTTGGCCCGACGCCGGCCCCCGACCCTCTCGCGACGCGCTGCAGTCGATGGCGGACGAGACGCGCCAGGCCATGTTGGCGCTCCTGGCCGAGCTCGAGGTGGAGAGCGGCGTCGCGAGCCCGGCGCTGGCGTGGGAGCGAGCGGCCGGGGCAGGGCCTCACCGAGGGTGA
- a CDS encoding ABC transporter permease, with product MSAYLIRRLIQMVIVLIISSMAIYTLLNMVPGGPFDGLMQNADAKTRVTPEQIERMNAMLGLDKPPAIRFIAWATGDDWMGVLDEAWAGDGRGIIRGDFGMSFKERRPVLEMMGDRIKKTVVITGLSAILAIVIAIPIGIFSAVRQYSKADYAVTLFTFIGTAIPGFWFALMAIVLFGIKFQDWGLPQLPTKGWASLRAPRPGTLTHTLGVTQGSLADVALHLMIPVVVLGLLQMAGWTRFMRSSMLEVLQQDYVRTARAKGLGERFVVIKHALRNALIPLVTIVTFELPFLFGGTILLEQIFSIPGMGLMYFEGLSQFDWPVVQGYLLISAVLTVIATLLSDILYTVVDPRIRLG from the coding sequence ATGAGCGCCTACCTGATCCGCCGCCTGATCCAAATGGTCATCGTGCTCATCATCTCTTCGATGGCGATCTACACGCTGCTCAACATGGTGCCGGGCGGCCCGTTCGACGGGCTGATGCAGAATGCCGACGCGAAGACGCGCGTGACGCCCGAGCAGATCGAGCGCATGAACGCCATGCTCGGCCTCGACAAGCCGCCGGCAATTCGCTTCATCGCGTGGGCCACCGGCGATGATTGGATGGGCGTACTCGACGAGGCATGGGCAGGCGATGGGCGCGGCATCATCCGGGGCGACTTCGGGATGTCGTTCAAAGAGCGCCGCCCCGTCCTCGAAATGATGGGGGACCGAATCAAGAAGACGGTCGTCATCACCGGCTTGTCGGCCATCCTGGCGATCGTCATCGCCATCCCGATCGGCATCTTCTCGGCGGTGCGCCAGTACTCCAAAGCGGACTACGCCGTGACCCTGTTCACGTTCATCGGCACCGCGATCCCCGGGTTCTGGTTCGCGCTCATGGCCATTGTGCTCTTCGGGATCAAGTTCCAGGACTGGGGGTTGCCACAGCTGCCCACGAAGGGCTGGGCTTCGCTACGCGCCCCAAGACCGGGAACGTTGACGCACACCCTCGGGGTCACGCAGGGCTCGTTGGCGGACGTCGCCCTGCACCTGATGATCCCGGTGGTCGTGCTCGGCCTCCTGCAGATGGCCGGATGGACCCGCTTCATGCGCTCCAGCATGCTCGAGGTCCTGCAGCAGGACTACGTCCGCACCGCGCGCGCGAAGGGCCTTGGTGAGCGGTTCGTCGTCATCAAGCACGCCCTTCGCAACGCGCTCATCCCGCTGGTGACCATCGTGACCTTCGAGCTGCCGTTCCTGTTCGGCGGGACGATCCTGTTGGAGCAGATCTTCTCGATCCCCGGCATGGGCCTCATGTACTTCGAAGGCCTGAGCCAGTTCGATTGGCCGGTCGTCCAAGGCTACCTGCTCATCTCGGCCGTGTTGACGGTGATCGCGACGCTGCTCTCGGACATCTTGTACACCGTGGTCGACCCGCGGATCCGGCTGGGCTAG
- a CDS encoding ABC transporter ATP-binding protein, with protein MTSNGTAHDTLLEIRGLKTYFFTEEGVVRAVDGVDLSVRRGETLGVVGESGCGKSVTMFSVMQLVGHPGRVVDGEILFDGRDLLKTSAREMQDLRGNRISMIFQQPLSSLNPVFRIGDQVAEVYEIHQGLSRDDARVKAIEMLQIVGIPDAARKAKAFPHEISGGQAQRVMIAMALATQPELLIADEPTTALDVTIQAQILDLMRGLRDRTNAAIIFITHDLGVVAEMAENVAVMYGGQIVEYTDVGTIFKSPKHPYTVGLLESIPVLGDIRDRLAVIPGTVPTLIDLPPGCRFAGRCASRIEHNLSICTAVDPDLLPVEEGHVVRCWLYHDHPPSDHKAPLATGRSTDEAARRWAP; from the coding sequence TTGACCAGCAACGGCACAGCACATGACACCCTGCTCGAAATCCGGGGGCTGAAGACGTACTTCTTCACCGAAGAGGGCGTCGTGCGTGCCGTCGACGGCGTCGACCTTTCGGTGCGCCGCGGCGAGACGCTCGGGGTCGTCGGCGAGTCCGGCTGTGGCAAGAGCGTCACGATGTTCTCCGTCATGCAGCTCGTCGGCCACCCCGGCCGCGTCGTCGATGGTGAGATCCTGTTCGACGGACGTGATCTGCTCAAGACGTCCGCCCGTGAGATGCAGGATCTGCGCGGCAATCGGATATCGATGATCTTCCAGCAACCGCTGTCCAGCCTCAACCCGGTCTTCCGGATCGGCGATCAGGTGGCAGAGGTATACGAGATCCACCAGGGTCTTTCGCGGGACGACGCGCGGGTGAAGGCCATTGAGATGCTTCAGATCGTCGGCATTCCGGACGCGGCGCGCAAAGCGAAGGCGTTCCCGCACGAGATCTCGGGCGGCCAAGCGCAGCGCGTGATGATCGCCATGGCCCTGGCCACCCAGCCCGAGTTGCTCATCGCGGACGAGCCGACGACCGCGCTCGACGTGACGATCCAGGCACAGATCCTCGATCTCATGCGCGGTCTGCGCGATCGCACGAACGCCGCGATCATCTTCATCACCCACGACCTCGGCGTTGTGGCCGAGATGGCGGAGAACGTGGCCGTCATGTACGGCGGCCAGATCGTCGAGTACACGGATGTCGGCACGATCTTCAAGTCGCCCAAGCATCCGTACACTGTCGGCCTGCTGGAGTCCATCCCGGTCCTTGGCGACATCCGCGACCGGCTGGCGGTCATCCCGGGAACCGTGCCGACGCTGATCGACCTTCCGCCCGGCTGTCGCTTTGCCGGGCGCTGCGCCTCGCGCATCGAGCACAACCTCTCGATCTGCACGGCCGTCGACCCTGACCTCTTGCCCGTGGAAGAGGGTCACGTCGTCCGATGCTGGCTGTACCACGATCATCCGCCGAGCGACCACAAAGCTCCGCTCGCCACCGGCCGGTCAACCGATGAGGCCGCGCGCCGCTGGGCGCCGTGA
- a CDS encoding DUF1461 domain-containing protein: MTGTGANAAGASAPRRTVERSARPTPGSLNRWPLPVHAVLTVAVLVALVAVNVSFVCSPLYLRLAYGPLRPPGAPLAGPPDWVADAANATAGYVAARRGRDAVAMLVDAPSAVVSDRALADGVPTPALAERPPARVGSTDAGAATGIVPGRTLFDQAELDHLADVRRIIERLFALGIAALAVLALALAADAATGRRRTRAALVHGGQLAVGLTVIVGVLVAVAWDGLFTTFHVLLFPPGTWQFPSDSRLIQLFPDWFWQSAAAVLAGLLLAEGLVVRRVAGRPRAGRPRASR, encoded by the coding sequence GTGACGGGCACGGGCGCGAACGCGGCGGGCGCCTCGGCACCACGGCGCACGGTGGAGCGAAGCGCACGGCCGACGCCCGGGTCGCTGAATCGCTGGCCGCTGCCCGTGCATGCCGTGCTGACCGTCGCCGTCCTCGTCGCCCTCGTCGCGGTGAACGTGTCGTTCGTCTGCAGCCCGCTCTACCTGCGCTTGGCCTACGGCCCGCTGCGCCCGCCCGGCGCGCCGCTGGCCGGACCGCCGGACTGGGTCGCCGACGCGGCGAATGCAACCGCCGGCTACGTTGCCGCCCGCCGCGGTCGCGATGCCGTGGCCATGCTCGTCGACGCCCCTTCCGCGGTGGTCAGCGACCGCGCCTTGGCGGATGGCGTCCCGACGCCCGCGCTCGCGGAGCGCCCCCCGGCCCGCGTCGGATCGACGGATGCCGGCGCGGCAACGGGCATCGTGCCCGGCCGTACGCTGTTCGATCAGGCCGAGTTGGACCACCTGGCCGATGTCCGCCGCATCATCGAGCGGTTGTTCGCGCTCGGCATCGCCGCCCTCGCCGTCCTTGCGCTGGCGCTGGCCGCCGATGCCGCCACCGGTCGACGACGGACGCGAGCGGCGCTCGTGCACGGCGGTCAGCTGGCCGTCGGGCTCACCGTCATCGTCGGCGTGCTCGTGGCGGTGGCGTGGGACGGGCTGTTCACGACGTTCCATGTGCTCCTGTTTCCGCCGGGCACGTGGCAGTTCCCGTCCGACAGCCGTCTGATTCAGCTCTTCCCGGACTGGTTCTGGCAGAGCGCGGCGGCGGTGCTCGCCGGGTTGCTCCTGGCCGAAGGGCTCGTGGTCCGCCGCGTGGCAGGCCGTCCTCGGGCGGGCCGTCCTCGGGCAAGCCGATGA